The following are from one region of the Hydrogenimonas sp. SS33 genome:
- the rseP gene encoding RIP metalloprotease RseP, translated as MGILVSLLVLSFLIFFHELGHFLFARLFGVHVERFSIGFGKVLCAKRVGGTEYALSAVPLGGYVKMKGQDDTDPTKVSYDADSYNVKPPWQRILILLGGPLFNFLLAFFLYYAIALMGANAYQPVIGMVQPGSPAKEAGLTKGDRILAINDQKIRTWDDLSGMISHSSGAIEMLVDHNGTLKDIVIAPRELEAKNIFGETVRKRMIGIGPSGAVTTVNYDPLSAFGYAWEQTLAASKMIVVSVEKLIEGVVPAKEMGGVIAIVQVTADAAQHGLVALFALTALISVNLGVLNLLPIPALDGGHIVFTLYEMLFRRPPNEEVVYRLTVAGWGILMALMVFTIYNDIARIAHG; from the coding sequence ATGGGGATTCTCGTATCGCTTCTCGTTCTCTCGTTTCTCATCTTTTTCCACGAGCTTGGCCACTTCCTCTTCGCCCGCCTTTTCGGCGTCCATGTGGAGCGTTTCTCCATCGGATTCGGAAAGGTCCTCTGCGCCAAACGGGTGGGCGGGACCGAGTATGCCCTCAGCGCCGTTCCGCTGGGCGGTTACGTCAAAATGAAGGGGCAGGACGACACCGACCCGACCAAAGTGAGCTACGATGCGGACAGTTACAATGTCAAACCGCCGTGGCAGCGCATTCTCATTCTGCTGGGCGGCCCCCTCTTCAATTTCCTCCTCGCCTTTTTCCTCTACTACGCCATCGCCCTGATGGGCGCCAACGCCTATCAGCCCGTCATCGGCATGGTGCAGCCGGGCTCCCCGGCGAAGGAGGCGGGGCTGACCAAAGGGGACCGCATTCTGGCCATCAACGACCAAAAAATCAGAACCTGGGACGACCTGAGCGGAATGATCTCCCACTCCTCGGGAGCCATCGAAATGCTCGTCGACCACAACGGAACCCTCAAAGACATCGTCATCGCCCCCAGGGAGCTGGAGGCGAAAAACATCTTCGGCGAAACGGTCCGTAAAAGGATGATCGGCATCGGCCCCAGCGGTGCCGTCACGACGGTGAATTACGACCCCCTTTCCGCCTTCGGCTACGCCTGGGAGCAGACGTTGGCGGCGAGCAAGATGATCGTCGTCAGCGTCGAGAAGCTGATCGAAGGGGTGGTGCCCGCCAAAGAGATGGGCGGGGTCATCGCCATCGTCCAGGTCACCGCCGACGCGGCCCAACACGGCCTGGTGGCGCTTTTCGCCCTGACTGCCCTCATCTCCGTCAACCTCGGGGTGCTGAACCTCCTTCCGATTCCGGCGCTCGACGGCGGGCATATCGTCTTCACCCTCTACGAAATGCTCTTCCGCCGCCCCCCCAACGAAGAGGTGGTCTACCGCCTCACCGTGGCGGGATGGGGCATTCTGATGGCCCTGATGGTTTTTACGATTTACAACGACATTGCAAGGATAGCCCATGGATAG
- a CDS encoding phosphoribosyltransferase family protein translates to MVFKDRRDAGEHLARALLHYKREHPLVLAIPRGGTEVGLEVAKALDADFDLLIARKLPFPDNPESGFGAVAEDGSLYIIPYYAQMLPPELIESIVVYQKEEIARRIRRLRGGRPVTPIAGRTVILVDDGIAMGSTMHAAIELCKHQGASKIVVAAPVGSPRVKEELQQIVDDVVILSTPPWFRAVADAYENWYDVSDEEVLALMAEWERWRASHRSEG, encoded by the coding sequence ATGGTATTCAAAGACCGCAGGGATGCGGGCGAACACCTCGCCCGCGCCCTTCTTCACTACAAAAGAGAGCACCCGCTGGTGCTGGCCATCCCGCGGGGCGGTACGGAGGTGGGCCTGGAAGTGGCCAAAGCCCTCGATGCCGATTTCGACCTCCTGATCGCCCGCAAACTTCCCTTCCCCGACAATCCCGAATCGGGGTTCGGAGCCGTCGCCGAGGACGGCTCTTTGTACATCATCCCCTACTACGCCCAAATGCTGCCCCCCGAACTCATCGAAAGCATCGTCGTCTATCAGAAAGAGGAGATTGCGCGGCGTATCAGGAGGCTTCGGGGCGGCCGTCCCGTCACGCCGATTGCGGGGCGCACTGTCATTCTCGTAGACGACGGCATCGCCATGGGTTCGACGATGCATGCGGCCATCGAACTTTGCAAGCACCAGGGTGCTTCAAAGATCGTCGTGGCGGCACCGGTGGGAAGCCCGAGAGTCAAAGAGGAGCTGCAGCAGATCGTGGACGATGTGGTCATACTCTCCACCCCGCCCTGGTTCCGTGCCGTCGCCGATGCCTACGAAAACTGGTACGACGTGAGCGACGAGGAGGTCTTGGCGCTCATGGCGGAGTGGGAGCGGTGGAGAGCCTCACACCGCAGTGAGGGTTAA
- a CDS encoding c-type cytochrome: MQKIDKKRLAEMGKELFVEKCAFCHGRDARGRNGFAADLTRRISKERALLNIQKGARNFVHSFPGGMPPMVPDRKRAEIIADYVASGFIKGHPGEALYEKAHCARCHGKEGRGKRYRAPNIRQFDLETIAAILKNGKFGILGRMPSYASLAPYQVTMLAEYIMGLQNSNKQ, from the coding sequence ATGCAAAAAATCGACAAAAAGAGACTGGCGGAGATGGGAAAGGAGCTTTTTGTCGAAAAGTGCGCATTCTGTCACGGCAGGGACGCCCGGGGCCGAAACGGCTTCGCCGCCGACCTGACCCGTCGCATCTCCAAAGAGAGGGCTCTGCTCAATATCCAGAAAGGTGCCCGCAATTTCGTTCACAGCTTTCCCGGAGGCATGCCGCCGATGGTTCCGGACAGGAAAAGGGCGGAAATCATCGCGGACTATGTCGCTTCCGGATTCATCAAAGGCCACCCCGGCGAAGCCCTCTATGAAAAAGCCCACTGCGCCCGATGCCACGGAAAAGAGGGGAGGGGCAAACGCTACCGTGCCCCCAATATCCGTCAGTTCGACCTCGAAACCATCGCTGCCATTCTCAAAAACGGCAAGTTCGGCATCCTGGGGCGCATGCCCTCCTATGCCTCTCTGGCCCCCTACCAGGTCACGATGCTTGCCGAATATATTATGGGTTTACAAAACAGTAATAAACAGTAA
- the pgsA gene encoding CDP-diacylglycerol--glycerol-3-phosphate 3-phosphatidyltransferase, whose product MTRGALNLPNILAFIRLLMGPLMLWLLAYRDSAPLAGIDASWLDYFAALAFVLASVTDFFDGYIARMCDQITTLGKVIDPLADKMLMLAAFLGLVVLGRADVFAVFLILSREFFITGLRVMIVGEGRDVSASWMGKVKTVAQMFAIGFLTMDWPGGTLLLWIAVAITLYSGYEYVRDYLKGK is encoded by the coding sequence ATGACCAGAGGGGCCCTGAACCTTCCCAACATTCTCGCCTTCATCCGGCTTCTGATGGGGCCGCTGATGCTCTGGCTTCTGGCCTACCGCGACAGCGCCCCGCTGGCGGGCATCGACGCCAGCTGGCTCGACTACTTCGCGGCACTGGCTTTTGTGCTGGCCAGCGTCACCGACTTTTTCGACGGCTACATCGCCCGCATGTGCGACCAGATCACGACACTGGGAAAGGTTATTGACCCCCTGGCGGACAAGATGCTGATGCTGGCCGCTTTTCTGGGGCTCGTGGTCCTCGGCCGCGCCGATGTTTTCGCCGTCTTCCTCATTCTCAGCCGCGAGTTTTTTATCACGGGGCTGCGGGTGATGATCGTCGGGGAAGGGAGGGATGTGAGCGCTTCCTGGATGGGCAAGGTCAAAACCGTGGCCCAGATGTTCGCCATCGGTTTTCTGACGATGGACTGGCCCGGCGGGACGCTCCTTCTCTGGATCGCCGTCGCCATCACCCTCTACAGCGGCTATGAGTATGTCCGCGACTATCTGAAAGGAAAATGA
- a CDS encoding YggS family pyridoxal phosphate-dependent enzyme, whose protein sequence is MDRAQMQQRLDELIWRVEEARIKRSEHHIVKIVAVSKYATLEQIRMLYDLGQRAFGENKVQMLQERVDALEDLPIEWHFIGRLQKNKINHLIRANPFLMQSLDSLELAEAMQARLEREGMTMECLMQVNSAREESKAGVDPDAAVETYQQIKERCPNIELRGVMTIGAHVDDEAVIRKSFETTYAIFDRLRSNGADICSMGMSGDFELAIECGSNMIRVGSLLFK, encoded by the coding sequence ATGGATAGAGCCCAAATGCAGCAACGGCTGGACGAACTGATCTGGCGCGTGGAAGAGGCGCGCATCAAAAGAAGCGAACACCACATCGTCAAGATCGTGGCGGTGAGCAAATATGCCACACTGGAGCAGATCCGCATGCTCTACGACCTGGGCCAGCGCGCCTTCGGGGAGAACAAGGTGCAGATGCTGCAGGAGCGTGTCGACGCACTGGAAGATCTGCCCATCGAGTGGCACTTCATCGGACGTCTGCAGAAGAACAAGATCAACCATCTCATCCGTGCCAACCCCTTTCTGATGCAGTCGCTCGACTCGCTGGAGCTGGCGGAAGCGATGCAGGCGCGCCTGGAGCGGGAGGGGATGACGATGGAGTGCCTGATGCAGGTCAACAGCGCCCGGGAAGAGAGCAAAGCGGGTGTCGACCCCGATGCGGCGGTGGAAACCTATCAACAGATAAAGGAGCGATGCCCCAACATCGAACTACGGGGCGTCATGACCATCGGCGCCCATGTCGACGACGAAGCGGTGATTAGAAAGAGTTTCGAAACGACCTACGCCATCTTCGACCGCCTCAGGAGCAATGGGGCAGACATCTGCTCCATGGGCATGAGCGGCGACTTCGAACTCGCCATCGAATGCGGCTCCAATATGATACGGGTCGGGTCGCTGCTATTCAAATAG
- the radC gene encoding DNA repair protein RadC, protein MKRIKELYDGDRPREKLAAKGPKALKNEELIAVLLGSGVRGKDVRKLAKEIALLLDGEFETLTLEKLLAIHGLGKAKASQILAAVELSKRYPACGSHKITSSGEAYELLKPYAGKNREHFLAVTLDGASRLIETRVVTIGILNQSLVHPREVFADAIADRAAGIIVAHNHPSGTPEPSRADIQITNRLAEVGRLVGIELLDHLILTKTGYYSFADAGLL, encoded by the coding sequence ATGAAACGGATCAAGGAGCTCTACGACGGAGACAGGCCGAGAGAGAAGCTGGCCGCCAAGGGTCCGAAAGCGCTGAAAAACGAAGAGCTCATCGCCGTTTTGCTCGGTTCGGGAGTGCGGGGCAAGGATGTACGAAAACTTGCGAAAGAGATCGCCCTCTTGCTGGATGGAGAGTTCGAAACCCTGACCCTGGAGAAGCTCCTTGCAATCCACGGGCTCGGGAAGGCCAAAGCCTCACAGATTCTCGCCGCCGTCGAACTCTCGAAGCGCTACCCGGCCTGCGGCAGCCATAAAATCACCTCCTCCGGGGAGGCTTACGAGCTGCTGAAGCCCTATGCCGGCAAAAACCGGGAGCATTTTCTGGCGGTGACACTCGACGGTGCCTCCCGCCTCATCGAGACGCGGGTCGTCACCATCGGCATTCTCAACCAGTCCCTGGTGCACCCCAGGGAGGTCTTCGCCGATGCCATCGCCGACAGGGCGGCGGGTATCATCGTCGCCCACAACCATCCAAGCGGCACTCCGGAACCGAGCCGCGCCGACATCCAGATAACGAACCGCCTCGCCGAAGTGGGCAGGCTGGTCGGCATCGAACTGCTCGACCACCTGATCCTGACGAAAACGGGCTATTACAGCTTCGCCGACGCGGGGCTGCTCTAG
- a CDS encoding YajG family lipoprotein — protein sequence MFRFFIIPVSILLLAGCATKPVATVVLDPYVPSPAAFQKCGTIYISGISDKRKQPDVIGEIVKEGKPVTVVKSAQDMKAWFKDALRAALKEEGCKITPKSTHASNIARVYVRIDKVSAKLDRDKLTGENLEAGVYVTLFMRQGKSERIIKKIGLTQRKWVPPLSGETAVKEYLQETLDQVVNMVVEEIDNYRF from the coding sequence ATGTTCCGTTTTTTCATCATCCCGGTATCGATACTGCTGCTTGCGGGCTGCGCAACCAAACCGGTGGCGACGGTGGTTCTGGACCCCTACGTTCCGTCGCCCGCGGCGTTTCAGAAGTGCGGTACCATCTACATCTCCGGCATTTCCGACAAACGGAAGCAGCCTGACGTCATCGGTGAGATCGTCAAAGAGGGCAAACCCGTGACCGTCGTCAAAAGCGCCCAGGATATGAAAGCGTGGTTCAAGGACGCCCTTCGTGCCGCACTCAAAGAGGAGGGGTGCAAAATCACGCCCAAAAGCACCCACGCCTCCAACATCGCCAGGGTCTATGTGCGCATCGACAAGGTTTCCGCGAAACTGGACCGGGACAAGCTGACGGGAGAGAACCTGGAAGCGGGCGTCTATGTCACCCTCTTCATGCGGCAGGGAAAATCAGAGCGTATCATCAAGAAGATCGGCCTGACCCAGCGGAAATGGGTGCCGCCTCTCAGCGGCGAAACGGCCGTCAAAGAGTATCTGCAGGAGACCCTCGACCAGGTGGTGAACATGGTCGTCGAAGAGATCGACAACTACCGTTTCTGA
- a CDS encoding AAA family ATPase, which yields MNGFTTFAQERLVGQDRALKHLGLVVERVGRIGCFQGVQGAVTLAGPPACGKNFAARLVGEYLQREILVLHMGEFSYSDDIERLVGKHGVLEKWASAHSDGVVIFEDIDKSDRSIQRSIAAIVADGAPDDRRRYRQNLFLFTFNLGDPTWYEKSFIEAYYEDPLLRQGKFYEEIAKVASTDEEGNVVPLFDAEILSVMSEGDLVLFESLELDALHEITRRTLLAAVEKLNAVSLSRIVVEDEHNLALALLLSFSPYLNAKRITHKLPAFISDKIASESAHAPTCTIRLGARAHKWLESFFDLSFDLKYFVKFERRFRLTWQRRERKSGTVLEIAKIEEVEAPRHEERSPYADRLAIRASHIGFSDVAGQVRVKKELKAVIDLLQNDEGLKRFGITLPKGLLLYGPEGVGKTMLVKAFAKEAALPYIYLRETDLFDETLIREVYARARIAAPVIVVLEGVDTKGIIENNYTHIPTGALCDMIDRAPAEPDDYIFTVATAREVDEVPEELTRPGRIDETVEVPELDREARLFFARKILEKPHEEGIDIQRITRYMSGMNGYELGRIAKEAALDALKEGRERLTETIIIDRINTIKYGHKLEKKRFKNFEEDLRKSAWHEAAHAVTSLRLLPDVQIEQVTVIPRSEALGLVSYMQDAIETNMSKEEIEANIAVLLAGRLATVKKFGREKGVETGAYSDLQEAALYAYSAVAQFGMDEEFPNLQMEILLQNVSNTLFRDEIERRVTEWIGRGTKKAQAVIDENWKIIEKIAKRLLKEEVIEGEEIRKIVLQPESEKRG from the coding sequence TGGGCCTGGTCGTCGAGCGGGTAGGGAGGATCGGCTGTTTCCAGGGTGTCCAGGGCGCCGTCACCCTGGCGGGGCCGCCCGCCTGCGGCAAGAATTTCGCGGCGCGTCTCGTCGGTGAATACCTGCAGCGGGAGATTCTCGTTCTGCATATGGGAGAGTTTTCCTACTCCGACGACATCGAACGCCTCGTCGGGAAACACGGCGTCCTGGAGAAATGGGCCTCCGCCCACTCCGACGGCGTCGTCATTTTCGAAGATATCGACAAGAGCGACCGCTCCATCCAGCGCTCCATCGCGGCGATCGTCGCCGACGGGGCTCCCGATGACCGGCGGCGCTATCGGCAGAACCTTTTTCTCTTCACCTTCAACCTCGGCGACCCCACCTGGTACGAAAAGAGTTTCATAGAGGCTTACTACGAAGACCCTCTTTTGCGCCAGGGCAAATTCTACGAAGAGATCGCCAAAGTCGCGTCCACCGACGAAGAGGGGAATGTGGTGCCCCTCTTCGATGCGGAGATCCTCAGCGTCATGAGCGAAGGGGACCTGGTCCTTTTCGAAAGCCTCGAACTGGACGCCCTGCACGAGATTACACGCCGGACCCTCCTTGCGGCGGTGGAAAAGCTCAACGCCGTCTCTTTGAGCCGGATTGTCGTCGAGGACGAACACAACCTGGCCCTGGCGCTGCTGCTCTCCTTCTCCCCCTATCTCAACGCCAAGCGGATCACCCACAAACTCCCCGCATTCATCAGCGACAAAATTGCCTCGGAGTCTGCCCATGCCCCTACCTGCACGATCCGCCTCGGCGCCAGAGCCCACAAATGGCTCGAATCTTTCTTCGACCTCTCCTTCGACCTGAAATATTTCGTCAAATTTGAGCGCCGTTTCCGCCTCACCTGGCAGCGCAGGGAGCGCAAAAGCGGCACGGTGTTGGAAATCGCGAAGATCGAAGAGGTGGAAGCCCCCCGCCATGAAGAACGCTCCCCCTACGCCGACCGGCTCGCCATTCGTGCCTCCCATATCGGCTTTTCGGATGTAGCGGGGCAGGTGCGGGTCAAAAAGGAGCTGAAAGCAGTCATCGACCTCCTTCAAAACGACGAGGGGTTGAAGCGCTTCGGCATCACCCTGCCCAAGGGGCTTCTGCTCTACGGGCCGGAGGGTGTCGGCAAGACGATGCTGGTCAAAGCCTTCGCGAAAGAGGCGGCACTGCCATACATTTACCTGCGGGAGACCGACCTCTTCGACGAAACCCTCATTCGGGAGGTCTACGCCAGGGCACGCATCGCCGCGCCCGTCATCGTGGTACTGGAGGGGGTCGATACCAAAGGAATCATCGAAAACAACTATACCCACATCCCCACCGGCGCCCTCTGCGACATGATCGACCGGGCGCCGGCGGAGCCGGACGACTACATCTTCACCGTCGCTACCGCAAGAGAGGTCGACGAAGTTCCCGAAGAGCTCACCCGTCCCGGCAGGATCGACGAAACGGTGGAAGTACCCGAACTGGACAGGGAAGCACGCCTCTTCTTCGCCAGAAAGATTCTCGAAAAACCCCACGAAGAGGGGATAGACATTCAGCGCATCACGCGCTATATGTCGGGCATGAACGGGTACGAATTGGGGCGCATCGCCAAAGAGGCGGCCCTGGATGCACTGAAAGAGGGCAGGGAGAGATTGACGGAAACGATCATCATCGACAGGATCAATACCATCAAATACGGCCACAAGCTGGAGAAAAAGCGTTTCAAGAATTTCGAGGAGGACCTCAGGAAGAGCGCCTGGCACGAAGCGGCCCACGCCGTCACCTCCCTGCGGCTTCTGCCCGATGTCCAGATCGAGCAGGTGACGGTCATTCCCCGAAGCGAAGCCCTGGGACTGGTCTCCTATATGCAGGATGCCATTGAAACCAATATGAGCAAAGAGGAGATCGAAGCCAATATCGCGGTGCTGCTGGCCGGCCGCCTCGCCACCGTGAAAAAGTTCGGCAGGGAGAAAGGCGTGGAGACCGGTGCCTACAGCGACCTGCAGGAGGCCGCCCTCTATGCCTACAGTGCCGTGGCCCAGTTCGGAATGGATGAAGAGTTTCCGAACCTTCAGATGGAAATCCTGCTGCAGAATGTCAGCAATACCCTCTTCAGGGACGAGATCGAACGGAGGGTAACCGAATGGATCGGCCGTGGGACGAAAAAGGCCCAGGCGGTCATAGACGAAAACTGGAAAATCATCGAGAAAATAGCGAAACGGCTTCTCAAAGAGGAGGTGATCGAAGGAGAGGAGATCAGAAAAATCGTCCTGCAGCCGGAAAGCGAAAAACGCGGATGA